In Capsicum annuum cultivar UCD-10X-F1 chromosome 8, UCD10Xv1.1, whole genome shotgun sequence, the genomic window GAACAAAATAAGGCATCGAAAATTAATTTACCTTTAAAAATTTTTGTTCATCGATCATGTTGATATTATCATCATCACCCATCTTCAAATACATACAAAATcgatacaaaataaattaaatcaaacaacaagaacaacctaaaacccaaaagaaagtatgtTCACCTAAAACACGTAATAAATATATATGAACTAAGAATTCtagatgaaataaaattgaaaaatattgtaTGCGTGAATTTTTTAATCAACTTTTTATTCTCTTTCAAGTTTACATAGTACTCCCTCCATACCATTTTACCTGACCCAAATTGGCTAAGTTGATGTCCTATTTTACTTGTCCCATTTTACTTATTAACATAaaacaaatttttctttccatgttttatcctttgcattaattaccttttctttaaattaaaatgtaaacatcatttaatatgaGTACTttggtaaactagccatgttatttattatttttcttaattattgtgtCATCCTaatttgggacaagtaaaatggaacggaggaaGTATCTTTTATGGTAAtcattgtttaatttttttaccatatattgtagGATTCCTTAATTATTATCTCCTAATATTTTTGccctatatttttctcttatcatatattttaaaatttcttaatttttaaaataaatttttatgtttaaaataagaaaaattctgcaaaattttatattgtttacctttcttgtgttctttttatttctttcttgtatcattttttttctcctaatttaattattctttctttacttttatttgtttaattttcattctttgtTACTcgagtttttctttttcttacatttttagttagttttaaattattaaatttaaaaaattagtaaaaagacgattttgtgtaaagtgaagacttttaatgaagggcaaaaagttcaaatcacttttctaagtgtattcacacttttaatatattatagattatagatatagatttctgtttttgaacctttgaaactcttttaaatttttcttgatttttttataaatatcaagTGGCCACTCTGTGAATtttcttaaactattttgaactTTTCTTGAATCTTTGAGATAGTCTTAAGAAGGTAGAAACCATTTTCTCGCCAAATAAAATCTGAAAGGGATAAAACAGAAATGACAACTCTACTGGGGAATTATCTAGGTTCTaactaaaagaatttttttaacttattatGGCTAATTATTACGTATAAACTATCATTCCGTTCATATTTTAACCATTCGAAAAAATTGACACAATCAGACGTACAAAGTCattatatgtgtaatttttacaaaagaaaaaaaaattacacaaacacaataaagaGTATAGACATAGATCTAATAAAATAGAAAGTTAACAAACATAGATTGATTAAGatatataataatagaaaaagCACATACTAAAACAAGAATATAAAACACACTTAAAACTTAATTAAGAAAAACACTACTAAAACAGTAACAGAAAacacttaattaaaaaatactaataaaaatagttaaaagaaaaCACACTTAAGcgcttatttttctcttcttcctcttcctcttcgtCTGCGTCCTCGTCTTTtttctcctcctcttcctcttttcttcttcttcttgcttCTCCTCTTCCTTTGGTGGTGGTTGGTCCACCTCATCATCGGACGAATCCGGTATCTTGGGTTTGTCATCGTCATCGCTACTGTAGTGCATCCCACGGTAACCCTAGTACACTTTCCAAGGCATGTATGACGCACCAACGTTTATGGAGTCCCCATTTTTAAGTTAGAAGATAGTTCGTCATGGTATTATATCACACACAAATTTTAATGATAATATCTAtgtgattctaaaatatttttactaactGACAACAAAATGCATGTATGACGCACGAAATGCACATAAGATGCGCGTACATCGCACGATATGCACGTGCGCCACACAAGGTGCAcacaaaaactaattttattaaatatatctAAAACTCATTATTATGAGTTGGCTTCAGGCCACCAAATTTGTTGAGCCGCCCTTGACACTTCCTCTTCATCCTACGAAAAAAGCAGAGTATATGGGTGATCTTCGTGTGAAGGAGGGAACTCATCATCCAAATCAGAGTGATGGTCCCACCAAACATTTTTACCTTATAATATTCTAAGCAAACATTTTTACCTTATAATATTGTAAGTTTTggataattaaaaaaagaaaaagacatgggTTTTAAGTTTGGATACTTGAAGTGGGCTTTATAGTCGTAAAAATTTTGCCATCAGTAGTACGATTAAAATAACTTTCTTTAAactcaagaaattaaattttcttataaattttaacttttcataattaataagatacttttaacttaatattttttcaaagttattatttataatataatcAACTTTTCTATAATGATTAGTAGTAAAAAAAATAGTTCTATAACCTTCTTCTTTTACgaaattaaaattcatttttcttTCAAGTTTGAAAAACTAACACTTAGCTTGATTCAAGTGAAACGTTTCTCCTTAGAATAAATAAATGTCTTTTCAAAtgttcaaataaataattttaatatttgtcatAAATCAAGTCTTTGCAAAATTTAGTCACTTTAATTAGTCAAGTTAGTTCTTAGTTAGTATACCGTTTTAAACGGACgttcctaagtgccttaaaaaccttcttaggacGTTAATTGAACTCTTAACcaatttctctaattttataggtgtatttctattttctgaacctttgaaactcttttaagttttttcttgatttttctataaaaatcaagtggcgactctgtgaattttcttaaaattattttgaatttttcttaaatctttgAGATAGTCTTAAGAAGGTCGAAATCATTTTCTCGCCAAATGAAATCCGAAAGggataaaacagaaatggcgactctgctggaaagttatctaggttctaaccaaaagAAATTTTCTAACTTGTTGTGGTTAATTATTACGTGTTTATTTGTTTAGATCTAATATAAATTGGCATTCCGTTCATATTTCTTTCATTCGAAAAAATTGACACAGTCACACGTACACGTGAGGTGCATTTTGCGCACCCGCaaacttctttaatttcaaatttcaaattcttgGAGAGTTGACATATGCGCGGTGTGTCCAAATCTTTTTCTGTGTGACCGCATATAGGGCtgggcataaaataccaaaaataaaattaccaaACCTACTCGTAAAATTTGATATTcggaatttaaaattttgatatttgatagtTGGTTCTAACaaaattgtatttaaatttaCCTCGTGAAAAATgttggaaaaagaaaaattaacgaTCGCATtattttacaagaaaaaaaaagttaaatgtGTGAATCATGATATCATATGCTCCCtctgttttaaaaaaatgatctAGTTTGACTTggtatgaaatttaagaaaataaagaaaatttttgaatcttgtgatcttaaattaaagatatgttaaatgtatcaaaatgtccttcaatattgtggtcttaaacatgtcacgtggaaagttaaaatttaaaaattgctaaaaaataaaatgaatcattctttttaaaacgaattaaaaagaaaacaatttattctttttgaaatggagggagtaaattAAAAAAGGAACATCCATTAGgagtgaaaatatttttcaaaaacagtTTCATTCGTAGCAACCCGGCCCCGAACATAAACCAAAAAATAAGATAAGCTGTCCCGTTCAGTCCTTGGGCCTTTACATCCCACCTTACTTGGGTCTTGGCCCAATGCAAGTTCAAGTCAATTGCTATACTTGTCCCACAAGTAACAATATGGTCAAAGACTCAAAAAGTTACAACTATATAGAGCTTAAATTGGGCGTAGGGAAGGGAACCTAGGGAAGGACAAATTACTTTTTCATTATACTTGAAATAAatgttcatttttacttgttatttcattaatatagtaattttttaatacacTTTTCCTAACAGTGAATTATATCGagctaatatatagaaaaatttcTTTATAGAGCTTGATCTAATCAGCAATTCAAAACCTCGTAAAGTAGCTAGCTGTCTCTTGCGTACGTGCATACCTCAACTACGTACCAGGTACCGCCATCTCTGtgcattttttttccttcaattttctgtagcgttttattttatttttgttctggCCTTTCGTTTGGTAATAACTGATGACAACTGAAACTGCCACATCAAATTTTGCaattgttctagttttaattcCAAGTTTATCAAAAATTTCGAAGTTTTAAGTGTTTAACATACATTAGTTCTACCTTTATGCAGCTTAATCCTAAGTTAAATGCCAAGGATGAATATAATAGGGGCCAGGTTCTTCATCTATTCGATCTACTCCCACACGATCTTAAATGTTCACTTGAATCAACCATAAGTACAtagaaattagaagaaaaaataatgtttTGGAGGCGCTATATATGACGGACGCATGCATACTAGTTTTCTATCCTAATAGTTTTCTATCCTAATTTATTAGTATATGAAAATCTGGCTCAGTAGGTTTTTATATATATGATCTAAGATGTCTTTAATCATCATTCTGTTAAAATGTGGTAGCAAAACTAGCTAAACATCGTGACAAAACATGTAGTAGTAAAGTTGGATGTCTCTACTCAAAGGTTTATTCATGTGTACCGTTATCATAGAAACAAACAAATTTTAGCTTCACTCAGCAAATTAAAAAATCATCGACACATGTCTAAGTATCTCTATGCCTATGTGTAACCGTTTGCGCAAGTGCCTCTCGCTATATACATGTCCTTCCAACATTAATCGTCTTCAAAATTCCTCTAAGAAATTAATtcctaattacaaaaaaaaaaaaaaaaaacagaagaatAATGTCAGCTAGCTGGAGTAATACTTTCAccacctttcttcttcttcttttagccATTGTTGCTAACAATAATGTTGTCACTAGCAACCAAGATTTTATTAATAATGATGTGGTTGAAAGAACAAGGTATGGGGTGTTGAGTGCCATAAAGTGGGCCAAGGGTCTAAATGGACGACTTAACAAAACAGCGGTGGACCAGAATGGTTCGATGAATAATTTTGCAAGATCGAGTGATGAGTGTGTGAGGCATTACGAAGACACTGAACCAAGGCTAGCAAGGTTAGTTGTCTCTGGTGGTGACAAGTATTATAACAATGATGATGCTATTACTTGGCTAAGTGCAGCACTAGCAAATCATAGGAGTTGCTTAGATGGTTTGGAAGAGGAAGGTTTGGGTACTTATAAAAGTGaagaagctcaaaatttgacttTATTGATTAAAGATGCTTTGTTTCATTATGGACAATTAAGGGGCAATGGAAGGGCTAAGACTAGAACGGGTGAGTTTAATTTCTTTGGGCGCATAGCATGTAATTATATTCTTTAAATTGGGATAGACAATTGACCTGCCCATTTAACACTCAACTCACTTTGATTCCCCCAATTAGCTGTGGTAAAATAAAAAGGTCAATACTATTATATTTTAAGCGGGTCATTAAATGATTTAAATTACtattctttttactttttaaaatttgattttaaataaaagaataaaagtttatctcagcaaattttaatgaaaaaaattaattgacttTGTAAGTAAATCATCCGTAGTTGGACTATGAGTGACTTTTGAAAGGAAAAAACCAAAGTCACTAGCTAAGTCAAGTGACCTTATAAGGAAAAAACCCTTAGTTGAGTAAGAAGAATAGTTAGTTTTTTTTGGGTCTTCATCTGGTGTTCGGTACCTTCATCCGATGTTTGGTACCTGCATTGGAGCCGACTAATCCGGATTTTTGAGTATGGCCTCATTCAGGGGTAGCGCTCCCTTCCAAGGATTTTTTCTTACTCAGGACTCGAATCCGAGACCTTTGGTTAAGAAAGAAGCAGCCCATCCACTGCCCATATCCATTCGAATGTCCTACTTCAGAGTTTTCAACTCTGCTCTACTCCAGTAGTTATCAAATGTCCCCCCTGATTATGTATAAAACAATAATTAATCTGCATTTGGAAACCTAACAAAACTAACCCTTCATTTTTGGTGTACAGGTGCACAACCTAGACCAAATAGCTCAAGTGAAGGCAATGGGCTTTTGCCATCATGGAATGCAGAAACATCCAAAGCTGATATTGTCGTTGCACAAGATGGTTCAGGCAATTACAAGACCATCAACGAGGCTGTGGCTGCCCTCTCTCGTATGACACGACCAGAACGAACAATTGTGTATGTCAAATCTGGTACATACAGTGAAAATGTTGAAATTGGAAGGGGACTCAATAACTTGATGTTTATTGGTGATGGAATTGACAAAACTATTGTTACTGGTAATAAAAATGTCCCTGATGGAGCTAACACCTTCGGCTCAGCTACATTTGGTAAGTCCTACCTATGCTAGAAAACAAAGCACCACGACTTTATATAGAAGTGATGCTCGAGTCAGTTTGCACATACATTAATACATAGAGTAACTCTGTGGCCACTAATGTTTAGGCCGAATTTATTTACCTAGCATATTTTGCTTCTATTGAGATTTGATGGTTGATGATAGCATCCTGGCCCACTTAGGCTCTTCTTCCATCATAACCATCTTCATAATTCACATTGAAGTCCGTCAATCTTAATGCAAGTGAGCCAGTCTGGATGCTATCAGTTGATCTTTCATGATTTCATTTCACTTTTTTGACCACAAAACCACACACCCATTAAGCGTTGCATACTTGATCCAGTTTCTTTTTCCATTATAGGTGTATCTGCTGATGGATTTTGGGCAAGGGACATGACATTTGAGAACACAGCAGGGCCACACAAACATCAAGCAGTGGCACTAAGAGTGAGCTCAGATCTCTCGATTTTCTACCACTGCAGCTTTAAAGGTTACCAAGACACGCTCTTAGTACACTCTCTAAGACAATTTTATCGAGATTGTCACATATATGGCACCATCGACTACATATTTGGTGATGCATCTGCGGTGTTTCAAAATTGCGACATTTTTGTCAGGAGACCAATGGATCACCAATCCAACATGATAACAGCTCAAGGTAGGGACGACTCAAATGAAAATACAGGGATTGTTATATTAAATTCACGAGTTTCTCCATCATCCGAGTTCAGTGCTGTTAAAGGGAGTTTCAAGAATTACCTAGGAAGACCGTGGAAAAAATTTTCAAGGGCGGTTTTTATTAAGACGGATTTGGATGGATTGATTGATCCAAGAGGGTGGAAAGAATGGAGTGGTGATTTTGCACTTTCAACGTTATATTATGCAGAGTACATGAACACAGGTAGTGGAGCTAACACTGGAAATAGAGTAAATTGGCCTGGTTTTCATGTGTTACATGATGCCAGTGAAGCAAGCCAATTTACAGTGAGAAATTTCATACAAGGTGAATCTTGGATCCCAGCAAGTGGAGTACCATATTGGGCTGACATATGATATGTTATTTGTCAAGAGACTCAAGAATGTGCAGGCTAGCTATTAAATTGGCAAATGTGCATGCTGCTACTATAATTGTATTTATGGAATTGTAGTATGTGAATGGTATGTTTCTTATGTTGTATTTATTGTCTAGTTAGAATAGATCAAAACTTTTGTGGAGCTCTTCAACATACAGGTGTATATGAGGCTGTATGAGCTGAAGAAAATGCTCCATTGGTGTAGTACTACCAGTTTATTATGTTGGGCCTATAAAAATAGGGTGTATTAAGTAAGTTCGTATGTtgccctctaaaatgacataatATGTATAGTTCAAAGATAAatccaacaccgtataaaatacatatagctctgcatatgtattgacagaatacatacctgatccatatgtatattcttattttatatgagattcttattttatatgagtcacctttgtatttcgcaaatacatatgaagatatatagtatagttatgtttgttactgttaatatgaatataatatatatttcgaaatacaaatacatatgaagatatatagtatagttatgtttgttactgttaatatgaatataatatatatttcgTAAATagatatgtatgttttgtactgtaaatacatatccagatctgtatggttatgtattttgtatgtttttttaacatgtgtatgtgatataaatatttgtcttttcaaaaataaaagttcgaggtagaaaaggtaaaaacgaaaaaaaaaagaaaaagaaaaaaatgaaaaaaagagaagtgaaaaagaaaaaaaaaggaagaaagagaactAGAAttgtaaaaataagaagaaaaaaagaaataaaataaaatagaaaaaagaagaagaaaatgaaaatagaaaaagaaaaaaagatatgagaaaggaaaaaaaaaaagagaatagaagagagaaaataaagtggaaagaaaaaaataaaaaaaataaaaaatcaaaataaaatgataaaaaaataagatgaaaaaaaactaacaagaaaaaaaggtagagatataagagagtgaaagacatgatttattttgaaatcttgaagatcacggtgataattatctttaaatatgaaagaaaaagaaaacgaaaaaggaaaaaaaaaaaagaagagaaatagaagagagaaaataaagtgaaaaaaaaatataaaaaaaatgataaaaaaaaaaataagatgaaaaaaaaagaataaaagatatgactatatttgagagaggtgaaatagtggagtgaaaattgaaaaatgtaaAGTAGTAAGAGTGAAACATGTACTTgtctagttaatgagtaaaataatgttactcttgctataaactgtaattttacaaaagtgttgctatttattgtaattataattttaaattcgctactttctataatttttcttattaataatgttattatatatGTTGGCCTTACGAAAATAAGGTGTAGTAATAATGTTTAAGAGTGATTAGTTATATTTGGATTAGTTCTTATTCACTATTTAGTTTGACGTTTTCAGGGGTGATTTTGTATTTAAACATGTTTATTCATGTATTAACAATACTGATATTGCTAATATCATGGGTTGTTAGTTTGTTATCAATTAGTTAAGACACCTTATAGTACTAAATAGTATGTATAATTAATGTATATATTAGTATACCCACTCGATAATactttcaaacaagatattaaataatatcaaagttaatatatgtgttatttttttaatacattctAGCAAAATGACCCTAAATGTCTATGTTGTATATTTCTaagagattaaaaaataattaatcaaaataagtttgaagtcgtctttatcattaattttttaatgaaaattatatCCACGTGTGATACGAAAGGAAcctaaagtagaaaataagacgACAATTTGGTTTCAAAAACGTTGACTAGCCAGGGAacaataaaatatacaaaatatatagtaGAGGTACTTATCAATCAGTTTAGTTTGGGTAAATACTAGTTTGGGTTATCGATTTATTGGGTTGTATTATACGAgattaataatcaaataaataagatTTTGATTATCCAATATCCTATTATGAATGGTTAATAGTTCGATTATAAGGTTAAATTCAGAATGATTGTTTTAGATTTTAATCATGATTGTTTTAGATTTTAATCATTTCTTACctaagtttcttaattttttttattactaattaaaaaacaaaaaatatatagacagcaaatgaaaaaatttaattaattttgtacaattataaatcctaaaaataCCATTCACTTCTCGTAGAGAATTAATTTGCTTAAGCAAGTAATAATGGTGCTCAAAATCAAAGTCTTACTTCAACATCTTACTTTTCTTACTCCCTCCATTCAATCGATATAAACTTTCacattttataatatataatttttcattatattgatataatttattttataatttatattactttttcgtatagattttgaatatataaatttttattttaaaatattaaaatttaatttaatttaactttaaaaattaatcaaattgactctcaaatataaaatatgacaactTAAAAGGAAATAGTAACTTGGCATTCTCGATATGAATAAACTTTTTAGcaaccattataagaaaaatGAACACAATTTGTTGGTAACTTTAAAAGTAAATTAATAGAGTACA contains:
- the LOC107845692 gene encoding pectinesterase, encoding MSASWSNTFTTFLLLLLAIVANNNVVTSNQDFINNDVVERTRYGVLSAIKWAKGLNGRLNKTAVDQNGSMNNFARSSDECVRHYEDTEPRLARLVVSGGDKYYNNDDAITWLSAALANHRSCLDGLEEEGLGTYKSEEAQNLTLLIKDALFHYGQLRGNGRAKTRTGAQPRPNSSSEGNGLLPSWNAETSKADIVVAQDGSGNYKTINEAVAALSRMTRPERTIVYVKSGTYSENVEIGRGLNNLMFIGDGIDKTIVTGNKNVPDGANTFGSATFGVSADGFWARDMTFENTAGPHKHQAVALRVSSDLSIFYHCSFKGYQDTLLVHSLRQFYRDCHIYGTIDYIFGDASAVFQNCDIFVRRPMDHQSNMITAQGRDDSNENTGIVILNSRVSPSSEFSAVKGSFKNYLGRPWKKFSRAVFIKTDLDGLIDPRGWKEWSGDFALSTLYYAEYMNTGSGANTGNRVNWPGFHVLHDASEASQFTVRNFIQGESWIPASGVPYWADI